Proteins from one Salvelinus sp. IW2-2015 linkage group LG32, ASM291031v2, whole genome shotgun sequence genomic window:
- the kcnmb3 gene encoding calcium-activated potassium channel subunit beta-3, with translation MFLNTASPRKSFSVPISINLQGARRRQTREILHPLAAREQVWRRGGYGRGGERAKAQVTASSVGEDRAMLLGFSMMAFSVLMYFLIGITLVKPHLNSDWHEEASCLLVQVDVLDEWADCRGVSTAPCLRVLVNLSTSGQKARLHYDEESVLLNHECFYIPKCQVDRKVLVDEVQKIQNTLEETQGSELRCLSDPRKYPEDTILKRKYTLGLALWSLLWPSLMLGGGALLVGLVKLNQRLAHLCTELGNEAAGGRLTTMTNTQGKLYQLLRWSGSGQHSPMQDDSVKW, from the exons GGAGATCCTCCACCCGTTGGCGGCAAGGGAGCAGGTGTGGCGGAGAGGAGGGTACGGGCGCGGAGGGGAGAGGGCCAAGGCCCAGGTGACGGCCTCCAGTGTGGGGGAGGACAGAGCTATGCTCCTGGGCTTCAGCATGATGGCCTTCTCTGTGCTCATGTACTTTCTGATCGGGATCACTCTGGTTAAACCCCACCTAAACAG TGACTGGCATGAGGAGGCCAGCTGCTTGCTGGTCCAGGTTGATGTTCTGGATGAGTGGGCCGACTGCAGAGGGGTCAGCACTGCCCCATGCCTGAGGGTTCTGGTCAACCTCAGTACCTCTGGACAGAAGGCTCGCCTACACTACGATGAAGAGTCTGTACTCCTCAACcatgag TGTTTCTACATACCCAAATGTCAAGTAGACAGGAAAGTCCTTGTGGACGAAGTGCAGAAAATCCAAAACACTTTGGAGGAGACACAAGGCAGTGAGTTGCGTTGTCTATCCGACCCCAGAAAATACCCCGAGGACACCATTTTGAAGAGGAAGTACACGTTAGGCCTTGCCCTGTGGTCTCTGCTGTGGCCCAGCTTAATGCTGGGCGGGGGAGCTCTACTGGTGGGCCTGGTGAAGCTCAACCAGAGACTGGCACACCTCTGTACGGAGCTGGGTAATGAGGCAGCAGGGGGTAGGCTGACAACGATGACAAATACCCAAGGCAAACTCTATCAGCTCCTTAGGTGGTCTGGCTCTGGACAGCACTCYCCTATGCAGGATGACTCAGTGAAGTGGTAG